A portion of the Manihot esculenta cultivar AM560-2 chromosome 2, M.esculenta_v8, whole genome shotgun sequence genome contains these proteins:
- the LOC110609947 gene encoding mitochondrial adenine nucleotide transporter ADNT1, whose translation MASEDVKTGDSAVSTIVNLAEEAKLAREGVKAPSYALQSICKSLIAGGVAGGVSRTAVAPLERLKILLQVQNPHSIKYNGTIQGLKYIWKTEGFRGMFKGNGTNCARIIPNSAVKFFSYEEASKRILIFYRKQTGNDDAQLTPLLRLGAGACAGIIAMSATYPMDMVRGRLTVQTEKSPRQYRGIFHALSTVLKEEGPRALYKGWLPSVIGVIPYVGLNFAVYESLKDFLLKSKPFGLVQDNELGVTTRLACGAAAGTVGQTVAYPLDVIRRRMQMVGWKDAASVVTGDGKSKAPLEYTGMIDAFRKTVRHEGFGALYKGLVPNSVKVVPSIAIAFVTYELVKDVLGVEVRISD comes from the exons ATGGCATCAGAGGACGTGAAGACAGGAGATTCTGCAGTTTCGACAATCGTGAATCTGGCTGAGGAGGCGAAGCTAGCAAGAGAAGGTGTAAAGGCGCCAAGTTATGCGCTTCAAAGTATATGCAAGTCTCTAATTGCTGGTGGAGTTGCTGGAGGAGT GTCACGTACTGCTGTTGCTCCATTGGAAAGATTAAAAATTCTTCTGCAG GTTCAAAATCCACACAGTATAAAATACAATGGTACAATTCAGGGCTTGAAATACATATGGAAAACTGAAGGTTTCAGAGGAATGTTTAAAGGCAATGGCACTAATTGTGCTCGCATTATTCCAAATTCAGCAGTCAAGTTCTTTAGTTACGAGGAAGCATCCAA ACGCATACTAATTTTTTACAGGAAGCAAACTGGAAATG ATGATGCACAGCTTACTCCTCTTTTACGTCTTGGAGCGGGTGCATGTGCTGGAATTATTGCCATGTCTGCAACTTACCCAATGGACATGGTTCGGGGTCGGCTAACTGTCCAG aCAGAAAAGTCTCCTCGCCAGTATAGAGGAATCTTTCATGCTCTTTCAACTGTCCTCAAGGAAGAAGGTCCTCGGGCTTTATACAAAGGATGGCTGCCTTCGGTCATAGGAGTA ATACCATATGTGGGTCTAAACTTTGCTGTGTATGAATCACTGAAAGACTTCTTACTCAAATCCAAACCTTTTGGACTAGTTCAAGACAATGAGTTGGGAGTGACAACAAGGCTTGCATGTGGAGCAGCTGCTGGAACTGTCGGCCAGACAGTTGCTTACCCTCTTGATGTTATCCGGCGAAGAATGCAAATGGTGGGCTGGAAGGATGCTGCTTCAGTTGTCACTGGTGATGGGAAAAGTAAAGCGCCTCTTGAATACACTGGTATGATTGATGCCTTCAGGAAAACAGTTCGGCATGAGGGATTTGGGGCACTGTATAAGGGTTTGGTCCCCAATTCAGTGAAG gtGGTCCCGTCGATAGCAATTGCATTTGTGACGTATGAGTTGGTGAAGGATGTTCTTGGAGTCGAGGTGAGGATATCCGATTGA